CGCAGAAATGATGAAGGTATCCGAGGAAACAATGTACGGTGATTTTCTTGCGTGCGATCAGGCGGACATTATGGAAGAGGTCGGAAGGATAAAAATGCCGACATTGATCATCCGAGGGTCTGACGACCAACTCACGCCGCCGCACTATTCCGAGCACCTCAACCATGCCATCAAGGGCTCGGAGATGGTTTCGATTGCGGACGCGGGCCACTGGGTGCTCCTGGAGAAAGCAGAGGAGGTGAACCGGGCGATCGAACGCTTTATAACTCATCAATAGGTTTTCAACGCACGGTTATTTTGTTCTGATATAAATAGTAATAAAATTCAGTATATTATGTATGCTTCCGATCTTATTCCCATGCCCCGAAGGGGCTTTGTCCACTAGCCCGGGGTTGCGGCGTATGCCGCTACCCTGGGGAATCGGGTCGAACCCTACCCACTTACCCCGAAGGGGTTGTGTCAATCCCATGGAAATTATCCTTCCCAATGCCTTGACACAACCCCTTCGGGGTTGTTTATAAATGGGTTGGCATCTTGCTTTCCCAGGGTAGCGGCATACGCCGCAACCCCGGGCTGGATTATGCAGCCCCTATGGGGCAGTAGGCCCAGTCCATCGTCTCGACTGTTATTGCCGCGGGTGATATCGCTCAGCCCCAACAGGGGTTAGAACAAATTCACCGTGGTTTTCAACGGATTACCTATTGCAATTATCAATATTTTGCCTTATGTAGCGAATTCTTATCAACCAGCGGCGTCCGCCTCGCTAACCTCGCTGGTTTCTGCATCGGCACAATGGCCGCAGCCTCTTATCGGTGACTTGGCAACCACTTGTGCCGAGCGCTCATATGTGATTGCTGTTGCCCTGTTGTAAATCCTGCGTAGTGGTTGGCACGGCACCGTGTAGTATAGGCGACCCGGCGGGATCGCTTACCTCAACCAAGAATCGGAGCAAGGATGAACGCGCGAGACAACTTCAAGCAATTGGACAAGAGCCTTCGACTGCAGAGCATCATCGACACTGCCATCGACATATTTCACCGAATGGGGTACCGGGCCGCCACACTGGATAACGTGGCCTCGGAGCTGGGCATCACGCGATCGGCACTCTACCACTACGTCTCCAGCAAAGAGGATCTGTTGGCGACCATCTACCTGCAGACATCGGACCGGTTCTTCGCCAAAGCCTACGAGATCGGCGATTCCGACTTGAGCCCCCTTGAGAAATTGCATGCTTTCTTGCGGCACAACCTGAAGCGGATTGTTGAGAACCTCGCGATGTTCGTTGTATTTTTCAATGAGCAGGCCGAGTTGCCCGCCAAGGAGGCGAGCCGGATCGCCGAGGAGAAGAGAAAATACACGGCAGTGGTTGAAAAGATACTGGAACAAGGAATGGCCGAAGGCGTGTTTCGCCGCTCCCCCCCGAAGCTGATGGCATATGCGATTCTGGGTATGTGCAACTGGACCTACAAGTGGTATAAGCCCGGGCGGGACGGGCAGAGCCCGGAAGAGATCGCCGATCACTTCATTGCACTCATAGAGAGAGGCATTCTCGCCGACAAGAGCGGCCGGAGCGCTTCTTTCCAACGCAAGCGTAGAGAGGAGGCGCGTCGTATCACCGATGAACTGAAAGAGAAAGGGGAGAGGCTGAACAACTTGATCAGTGATCTCCAGACAATCCTCGACCGCTGAGAAAAAGCGGTGTTATCGATCCAGAGCGTTTCCCTTCGGTAGCGCTCGCCCCTTTTGAGGTCGTCCCGGCATCGTATTTCACAGAAATTTTTACCCGTCTCTCGGGCTCGCCTGCTTTTGCATTTTGGGGAATTACGCCCCTATTTAGTGCCCCCAATTTCTCGGACGCTCA
This sequence is a window from Desulfobacterales bacterium. Protein-coding genes within it:
- a CDS encoding TetR/AcrR family transcriptional regulator; the encoded protein is MNARDNFKQLDKSLRLQSIIDTAIDIFHRMGYRAATLDNVASELGITRSALYHYVSSKEDLLATIYLQTSDRFFAKAYEIGDSDLSPLEKLHAFLRHNLKRIVENLAMFVVFFNEQAELPAKEASRIAEEKRKYTAVVEKILEQGMAEGVFRRSPPKLMAYAILGMCNWTYKWYKPGRDGQSPEEIADHFIALIERGILADKSGRSASFQRKRREEARRITDELKEKGERLNNLISDLQTILDR